A window of Papilio machaon chromosome W, ilPapMach1.1, whole genome shotgun sequence genomic DNA:
agaaacttatttctaacaaaattaacttgacacgtaaaaatattattaacaaaatgaaattaaacgtaaatatcatatttactCGGCCTCTTGATCGTTCTACCGCTACGGCTTTTAGTATCTACTGGGGCTACAGATATCTCAGGACACAAATGACTGATTTCAGGAGAATTCTCCTCTGAAGGTGAAGAAATAGGACTTTGACTTAAAGAAACATTGTCACCTGTGAAATTGGAGACTTCCAGCTTGTACAGTCTCTGTATCGGACGGATTTTTGTGCCGATGGCAGTCCTTACCCTGGCTGTGCGGTCTACTCCATCTCTACCTGTGAACAGATCTATAACAATACCTAAAGGCCATTTTATTCGTTTCTCTTCGGTTTCTATCAGTACTATATCTCCTATGTTTACactatcttttatttctttgccTTTCTGAACTAATAGAGTTATATATTCATTCTTGAAtctacttttaaattgttcttTGAGTTCTTGTAAATACTTAAGTCGtctatttaaactttctttGTCTATTTGATCAAAATCTGACATTTCAGTATTACATGATGGTTGTATAAAGTGTGCTGGGGTGAGTGGCtctaaattactatttttatcgTCATTGATGTATGTGAGTGGTCGTCCATTCATTATTGCTTCACACTCACATAATAAAGTAACAAGCTCCTCATATGATACTGTCGATTTACCTAATATGCGTCGTAGAAGATCCTTCATAATTCTTATAAGGCGCTCCCAATAGCCACCCCACCAGGCAGCAGATGGTGCATTCATCTTCCACGATATGCGTCGCACAGTGGAGTGACGCTGCACCTCCTCCCAATCTAGAgacaaaattaagttttttgtgcCACAAAAATTTGTTCCTTGATCTGACATCATTAAATCTGGGCGGCCTCTTCGTGCTACGAATCGTCGTAAAGTCATGATGAAGGCCTCCGTGGAGAGTGACCTTGTTAACTCTAGATGAACAGCGCGATATACTGCGCATGTGTATATCACAATCCAACACTTTTCGCCGTTACGCAGAAACAGAGGACCCGCTAAGTCTACGCCTGTGGTCTGGAAGGCAGCAGAACAGCTGGTGCGCTCTGGGGGCAGTGGTGCTGTTGGTGCTCGGCTGGCTTTCACTCTGTATCGTTTGCAAATGACACATGTGgctattattgtttttaccaATCTACGTATACCGATGATCCAGAACCTCGCTCTTAAGTCTGTAATCAGTTCATTTGATCCCACATGCTGGAGCTGTTCATGGCGCTGTCTCACCATGGCTGTCACAATTGGGTTGTTTGCCCACAACAAATAGGGTGCTTTAGTTGTTTCTGGAAAATCTGATATGGtaagtttagtttttattcttattaatCCTTCTTTATCtaaatattgtgttaaatgctcacttttttccttatttatttcactgtttgtattttgaattaatttaactaatgtTTTCTCTGCATTATTATACTCACTATATGTTATTTCTCCTTTTCTCTTATTTTGTGAATGCTGTGTATTATATATGAACCTTAACATCCATGCAACCATTCTTATCATCTTTGAATATTTAgagaaatattgtattttctttataaaactcTCATTACAACATACTTGTATATTACTCACAATCTTTTTAGTTTCCAGGTGTACCTGCAGCTCATCAACTGTGAAGTTGGACTTCGGCCATTGCTGCGGCTCCAGACGCAGCCAAGCGGGTCCTTCCCACCATCTGGTCTCGAGTAGGGTCTTCGCGTTGCAGCCTCTGGATGCCAGGTCCGCCCAGTTGTGTTCACCTGGAATATGTCTCCAATTGTTGGTATTAGTATGTTGtctaatttcttttattctgtTACCTACAAATGTGTTCAAGGGTAATTCTCGATTGATCCAACACAGAGTAACAGCTGAATCTGTCCAGCAGTATTCAGAACAATGTTGTAAATTGAGGTTTTCTCTAACCTGTGTGAGCAGCCTTGCGCCTATCAATGCAGCTAGTAATTCTAACCTGGGAATGCTTATCTTCTTGGGAGGTGTGACACGGGACTTGGCTGAAATTAGTTGTGTAGTCacctttttattcttttcagCACGAAGTAACACACCTGCAGCATACCCATCCTTGCTTGcatcacaaaataaatgtaagcTAATTTCACACTCTTTCATTGTGTCCTCGGTCAATCTCCTTGGAATTTTACAGTTCTTTAagtaatgaaatgttttataccaCTCATGGAATTTTTTCATTAGATCGGCATCGAGAGGAGATTCCCATGACATATTGTTTTTCCATGTTTCttgtaaaataagtttagGTGTCAACATAACTGGTGAAGTAAATCCAATTGGGTCATAACCTTTTGTGTCAGTGACAATAAATCTCTTTTTGTAAGCTGTTTTATATCCTCCGAGTCCGGTAAATTGTCTATGTTGCTGCAGTACAGCTGATCAGACTTAGTATCCCAGCTGAGACCTAATATTGGTACTATGTCTTTACCTGTTTCATTAATTTCCAGTGGAGCTGTCACCCACATGCGTAAGTTGAATTTCGCCTCATTCATTATATGCTTAGACTCCACTATGAATTTTCTTGCTTCTTCTTCTGTATCTAAACTTGTTATACAATTATCTACATACCATGATTTTTTCAGAAGCTGTGCCGACTGTTGATATGCTCCTGTTATACTGTTCAGGTAATGTATGAGTGTGGCAGACAGTAAAAATGGGCTGCATGTTAATCCAAATACCACTCTGCAATGTctataaacaataacattgttaCAATCTTCATTTTCCCACCATAAAAATTTCAAGTAGTTTCTGTCA
This region includes:
- the LOC123723161 gene encoding uncharacterized protein LOC123723161 isoform X1, producing MLTPKLILQETWKNNMSWESPLDADLMKKFHEWYKTFHYLKNCKIPRRLTEDTMKECEISLHLFCDASKDGYAAGVLLRAEKNKKVTTQLISAKSRVTPPKKISIPRLELLAALIGARLLTQVRENLNLQHCSEYCWTDSAVTLCWINRELPLNTFVGNRIKEIRQHTNTNNWRHIPGEHNWADLASRGCNAKTLLETRWWEGPAWLRLEPQQWPKSNFTVDELQVHLETKKIVSNIQVCCNESFIKKIQYFSKYSKMIRMVAWMLRFIYNTQHSQNKRKGEITYSEYNNAEKTLVKLIQNTNSEINKEKSEHLTQYLDKEGLIRIKTKLTISDFPETTKAPYLLWANNPIVTAMVRQRHEQLQHVGSNELITDLRARFWIIGIRRLVKTIIATCVICKRYRVKASRAPTAPLPPERTSCSAAFQTTGVDLAGPLFLRNGEKCWIVIYTCAVYRAVHLELTRSLSTEAFIMTLRRFVARRGRPDLMMSDQGTNFCGTKNLILSLDWEEVQRHSTVRRISWKMNAPSAAWWGGYWERLIRIMKDLLRRILGRDGVDRTARVRTAIGTKIRPIQRLYKLEVSNFTGDNVSLSQSPISSPSEENSPEISHLCPEISVAPVDTKSRSGRTIKRPSKYDIYV
- the LOC123723161 gene encoding uncharacterized protein LOC123723161 isoform X2, giving the protein MVRQRHEQLQHVGSNELITDLRARFWIIGIRRLVKTIIATCVICKRYRVKASRAPTAPLPPERTSCSAAFQTTGVDLAGPLFLRNGEKCWIVIYTCAVYRAVHLELTRSLSTEAFIMTLRRFVARRGRPDLMMSDQGTNFCGTKNLILSLDWEEVQRHSTVRRISWKMNAPSAAWWGGYWERLIRIMKDLLRRILGKSTVSYEELVTLLCECEAIMNGRPLTYINDDKNSNLEPLTPAHFIQPSCNTEMSDFDQIDKESLNRRLKYLQELKEQFKSRFKNEYITLLVQKGKEIKDSVNIGDIVLIETEEKRIKWPLGIVIDLFTGRDGVDRTARVRTAIGTKIRPIQRLYKLEVSNFTGDNVSLSQSPISSPSEENSPEISHLCPEISVAPVDTKSRSGRTIKRPSKYDIYV
- the LOC123723161 gene encoding uncharacterized protein LOC123723161 isoform X3, which codes for MLTPKLILQETWKNNMSWESPLDADLMKKFHEWYKTFHYLKNCKIPRRLTEDTMKECEISLHLFCDASKDGYAAGVLLRAEKNKKVTTQLISAKSRVTPPKKISIPRLELLAALIGARLLTQVRENLNLQHCSEYCWTDSAVTLCWINRELPLNTFVGNRIKEIRQHTNTNNWRHIPGEHNWADLASRGCNAKTLLETRWWEGPAWLRLEPQQWPKSNFTVDELQVHLETKKIVSNIQVCCNESFIKKIQYFSKYSKMIRMVAWMLRFIYNTQHSQNKRKGEITYSEYNNAEKTLVKLIQNTNSEINKEKSEHLTQYLDKEGLIRIKTKLTISDFPETTKAPYLLWANNPIVTAMVRQRHEQLQHVGSNELITDLRARFWIIGIRRLIGRRCSVTPLCDAYRGR